The proteins below come from a single Pseudomonas sp. MYb118 genomic window:
- a CDS encoding helix-turn-helix transcriptional regulator encodes MTTKNDILRLLQREPLTVVQLCEHLDVTRNAINVQLRQLEAQGLVRRATLRQRGMLGKPPVVYEAAPGSEDIESSAYRLFLRGLLKVMQTRMDERQISELLDETGRHLAREAGIATPEDFQSGLQSAMAAANALGANTEAHAQDEGIMVRNYTCPLGGAVHDEPCVCRAMASFFSEATGQPAADQCLRGERLVCQYLITRPVESGA; translated from the coding sequence GTGACCACGAAAAACGACATCCTGCGCCTGTTGCAACGCGAACCGCTGACTGTCGTGCAGTTGTGCGAGCACCTGGACGTCACGCGCAATGCCATCAACGTGCAGTTGCGCCAACTCGAAGCGCAGGGCCTGGTCCGTCGCGCCACGCTCAGGCAACGCGGGATGCTCGGCAAACCACCGGTGGTCTATGAAGCGGCGCCGGGCAGCGAGGACATCGAGTCGAGCGCCTATCGGCTGTTCCTGCGCGGGCTGTTGAAAGTCATGCAGACGCGCATGGACGAGCGGCAGATCAGTGAACTGCTCGACGAGACCGGCCGCCACCTCGCCCGTGAAGCCGGTATCGCCACGCCCGAGGATTTTCAAAGCGGCCTGCAATCCGCCATGGCTGCTGCCAACGCGCTCGGCGCCAACACCGAAGCGCATGCCCAGGACGAAGGCATCATGGTGCGCAACTACACGTGTCCGCTGGGCGGCGCCGTGCACGACGAACCTTGCGTCTGCCGGGCAATGGCGTCGTTCTTCTCCGAAGCCACCGGCCAACCGGCGGCGGACCAGTGTCTTCGCGGAGAACGCCTGGTGTGTCAGTACCTGATCACCCGCCCCGTGGAGAGCGGCGCCTGA
- a CDS encoding catalase family peroxidase translates to MNAHENTRPAEMVDALNAVFGKHQAARSSHAKGVCASGEFTPSTDAPQWVRSSLFAQGGVPAVLRFSVGGGNPNVSDKSRTVRGLSVHLNDGAQAYDLMMISEPVFFAATPASFVAFLQARVADPATKKPNPENIKAYEASFPDGKLQPRLLASHPAPASYATTAYFSTHAFRFVNGRGEGVWGRLVMEPVAGTVLLSEEQEASLPDAFLAAELDARLQSGTAQFRLYIQPAGPNDSLVDPSQQWSENHSARLELGRLSVQAVEPDSLCNPGVFDPMRLPDGIEPSDDPVLLSRSAAYSVSLQRRQAPGDATC, encoded by the coding sequence ATGAACGCACACGAAAATACCCGTCCTGCCGAAATGGTCGATGCACTGAATGCAGTGTTCGGCAAACACCAAGCTGCGCGCAGTTCTCATGCCAAGGGCGTCTGCGCGAGTGGTGAATTCACGCCATCCACTGACGCGCCCCAATGGGTCAGGTCGAGCCTGTTTGCCCAGGGTGGCGTGCCCGCGGTGCTGCGTTTTTCAGTGGGCGGTGGCAACCCCAACGTCTCTGACAAGAGCCGCACCGTGCGCGGCCTGTCGGTGCACCTGAACGACGGCGCCCAAGCCTACGACCTGATGATGATTTCCGAGCCGGTGTTCTTCGCCGCCACGCCCGCTTCGTTCGTCGCGTTCCTGCAAGCGCGGGTGGCCGACCCGGCCACCAAGAAGCCCAATCCGGAAAACATCAAGGCGTACGAAGCCAGCTTCCCCGACGGCAAGCTCCAGCCACGCCTGCTGGCGTCGCACCCGGCGCCGGCGTCCTATGCCACGACCGCGTACTTTTCCACGCACGCCTTTCGCTTCGTCAACGGCCGTGGTGAAGGTGTATGGGGCCGGCTGGTGATGGAACCGGTGGCAGGTACGGTGTTGCTCAGTGAAGAACAGGAGGCCAGCCTGCCTGACGCGTTCCTGGCCGCAGAACTCGATGCGCGACTGCAGAGCGGCACGGCGCAGTTTCGCTTGTACATTCAGCCGGCGGGGCCGAACGACTCGCTCGTCGACCCGTCGCAACAGTGGAGCGAAAACCACAGCGCTCGCCTCGAACTCGGACGCCTGAGCGTTCAGGCGGTCGAACCGGACAGCTTGTGCAACCCAGGGGTGTTCGACCCGATGCGCCTGCCGGATGGCATCGAACCGTCGGACGATCCGGTGCTGCTGTCGCGCAGCGCGGCGTACAGCGTATCGCTGCAGCGTCGCCAGGCACCTGGCGACGCGACTTGCTGA
- a CDS encoding LysE family translocator: protein MSIADNLLAFTLAATLLTLTPGLDTALVLRTATVEGRQQAFRAALGINAGCLLWGAAVAFGLGALIAVSELAFNVLKYCGAAYLAWLGLNMLLRPRSSLSPVQADAKPNANWFLKGMMGNVLNPKIGIFYVSFLPQFIPQGHNLVAWTFGLVSIHVVLGLIWSTTLIGATQPLASFLRREKVIKWMDRATGMLFVLFAARLAFSKR, encoded by the coding sequence ATGTCCATCGCCGACAACCTCCTCGCCTTCACCCTCGCCGCCACCCTGCTGACGCTGACGCCGGGCCTGGACACCGCCCTGGTCCTGCGCACCGCCACCGTGGAAGGCCGGCAGCAGGCGTTTCGCGCCGCACTGGGCATCAACGCCGGTTGCCTGTTGTGGGGGGCGGCCGTGGCGTTTGGCCTGGGTGCGCTGATAGCGGTGTCGGAGCTGGCCTTCAATGTCCTCAAATACTGCGGCGCGGCCTACCTCGCCTGGCTGGGCCTGAACATGCTGCTGCGCCCGCGCAGTTCATTATCGCCGGTGCAGGCCGACGCCAAGCCCAATGCCAACTGGTTCCTCAAGGGCATGATGGGCAACGTGCTCAACCCCAAGATCGGCATTTTCTACGTGTCGTTCCTGCCGCAGTTCATCCCCCAGGGGCACAACCTGGTTGCCTGGACCTTTGGCCTGGTGAGCATTCACGTGGTCCTGGGCCTGATCTGGTCCACCACCTTGATCGGTGCGACCCAGCCGCTGGCAAGCTTTCTGCGCCGCGAGAAAGTCATCAAGTGGATGGATCGCGCCACGGGGATGCTGTTCGTGCTGTTTGCGGCGCGGTTGGCGTTCAGCAAGCGTTGA
- a CDS encoding GntR family transcriptional regulator, translated as MMAAKTETENGARRHGGRYIYEELRKQILTLKLRPGAQLDEVSLAAQFGLSRSPVRDALARLIAEGLVTILPNRTTLVTPFEIEDFPNYVAALDLLQRTVTRLAASQHRPEELAAIREADELYLQAVNSGDFQEMSERNKAFHMAIAHASHNPYFTSTYERLLGEGQRLLHLHFDHVVSSASAHRLGRDHDEIIEAIAARDAEAAEKAAHEHTMLFQQRFLDYMRQNLTAAIKL; from the coding sequence ATGATGGCTGCAAAAACCGAAACCGAAAATGGTGCTCGCCGCCACGGCGGCCGCTATATCTACGAAGAGCTGCGCAAGCAGATCCTGACCCTCAAGCTCAGGCCCGGCGCGCAGCTGGACGAAGTGTCGCTCGCTGCGCAGTTCGGTCTGTCCCGTTCCCCTGTGCGCGATGCGCTGGCCCGCCTGATCGCCGAGGGCCTGGTGACCATCCTGCCCAACCGCACCACGTTGGTGACGCCCTTCGAGATCGAGGACTTCCCCAACTACGTCGCGGCCCTGGACCTGCTGCAGCGCACCGTGACGCGCCTGGCTGCCAGCCAGCACCGCCCTGAGGAGCTGGCCGCCATTCGCGAGGCGGACGAGTTGTACCTGCAAGCGGTCAACAGCGGTGATTTCCAGGAAATGTCCGAGCGTAACAAGGCCTTTCACATGGCCATCGCCCATGCCAGCCATAACCCTTATTTCACCAGTACGTACGAGCGTTTGCTGGGTGAAGGTCAGCGGTTGCTGCACCTGCATTTCGATCACGTCGTCAGCTCTGCCAGCGCACATCGACTGGGTCGCGACCACGACGAGATCATCGAAGCCATTGCCGCCCGTGATGCCGAAGCGGCGGAAAAGGCCGCGCATGAGCATACGATGTTGTTCCAGCAACGCTTCCTGGATTACATGCGCCAGAATCTGACCGCCGCCATCAAATTGTAG
- the dapA gene encoding 4-hydroxy-tetrahydrodipicolinate synthase, with protein MKLNGILPALVTPFDQAGKVDHETLATILEKQLAAGVSGFVPLGSTGEYYALTNDERRQILATVKEVVGNRGTLIAGANGSCTREVLEQIRQTVDAGYTNLLIAPPYYALPSQEELLAHYHTILESFPEINVVLYNYPIRTNVEVGMDVVAALNDHPRVIGIKESSGNLLRAIEIGEHHKGIQLSCGSDDQALDFYLWGASSWICGPANIFPEKVVDFHRKFTSGDIHGAQDVMRNLFPVMANLESGKFVQKVKYGTELSGFKVGNARAPLLPLTDDEKTEFRRVFEACQG; from the coding sequence ATGAAACTGAACGGTATCCTGCCTGCTCTCGTTACCCCCTTCGACCAGGCCGGCAAAGTCGACCACGAGACCCTGGCGACCATCCTCGAAAAACAACTGGCGGCAGGGGTCAGTGGCTTCGTGCCACTGGGCTCGACCGGCGAATACTACGCACTGACCAATGATGAGCGCCGGCAGATCCTGGCCACCGTCAAGGAAGTGGTGGGCAACCGTGGCACCTTGATCGCCGGAGCCAACGGTTCCTGCACCCGCGAAGTGCTGGAGCAGATCAGGCAGACCGTCGACGCCGGCTACACCAACCTGCTGATCGCACCGCCCTACTACGCCCTGCCATCCCAGGAAGAATTGCTGGCGCACTACCACACCATTCTCGAGAGTTTCCCCGAGATCAACGTGGTGCTCTATAACTACCCGATCCGTACCAACGTCGAAGTGGGCATGGACGTGGTTGCCGCACTCAATGACCATCCACGGGTGATCGGCATCAAGGAGAGCAGCGGCAACCTGCTGCGGGCCATCGAGATCGGCGAGCATCACAAGGGCATCCAACTGTCCTGCGGCTCTGACGATCAGGCCCTGGACTTTTACCTGTGGGGCGCCAGCAGCTGGATCTGCGGGCCGGCCAACATCTTCCCGGAGAAGGTTGTGGACTTTCATCGCAAATTCACCAGCGGCGACATCCACGGCGCGCAGGACGTCATGCGCAACCTGTTCCCGGTCATGGCCAACCTGGAAAGCGGCAAGTTCGTGCAGAAGGTCAAGTACGGTACCGAACTGTCCGGGTTCAAGGTCGGCAACGCGCGTGCCCCCTTGCTGCCGTTGACGGATGATGAGAAAACCGAGTTCCGTCGTGTCTTCGAAGCCTGCCAGGGCTGA
- a CDS encoding amino acid ABC transporter permease — MPINFSVVLHYWPVLLKGLGLTLGFTLVCAVLGSLMGFIVSLLRQVRTPLVRLPLTLYVEFFRGTPLLIQLFWVFFCFPVVFGLDVPPYASVLIALTLFMAAITSETFRGALKSIASEQHDACIALGLSSRVKVLYVVFPQALLRAVPPLLSNMVSLFKESALISSVGVADLMFVGQNISNSTARPVEFLSAVAVIYFLVAFPLTRLVGVVEGRLLRRYAY, encoded by the coding sequence ATGCCAATCAATTTTTCCGTCGTACTGCATTACTGGCCGGTGCTGCTCAAAGGCCTTGGCCTGACACTCGGCTTCACCCTGGTGTGCGCCGTGCTGGGCAGCCTGATGGGGTTCATCGTCAGCCTGTTGCGCCAGGTACGCACGCCACTGGTGCGCCTGCCACTGACTCTCTACGTGGAGTTTTTTCGCGGCACGCCGCTGCTGATCCAGCTGTTCTGGGTGTTCTTCTGCTTCCCGGTGGTGTTCGGGCTGGACGTTCCACCCTATGCCTCGGTGTTGATCGCCCTGACCCTGTTCATGGCGGCGATCACCAGCGAGACCTTTCGTGGTGCGCTGAAATCCATCGCCAGCGAACAGCATGACGCCTGCATCGCCCTGGGCCTGTCATCGCGGGTCAAGGTGCTCTACGTGGTGTTCCCCCAGGCGCTGCTGCGGGCGGTTCCACCGTTGCTGTCGAACATGGTCAGCCTGTTCAAGGAGAGCGCGCTGATTTCCTCGGTCGGGGTCGCCGACCTGATGTTCGTCGGCCAGAACATCTCCAACAGCACCGCCCGGCCGGTCGAGTTCCTCTCGGCCGTGGCCGTCATCTATTTCCTCGTGGCATTCCCCCTTACCCGCCTGGTCGGCGTGGTCGAGGGACGCCTGCTGCGCCGTTACGCCTACTGA
- a CDS encoding amino acid ABC transporter permease, with amino-acid sequence MNYQFDFHFLNGSLPALLDGLKVTLELALVANLIGLTCGFLLCLMTMSRWFFIRWPAQLFIEFFRCTPALLQIVWFFYCVPMLFNVFIDPIAMGFLALGLNLTAFNAEAYRAGVQAVPREHLDACVALGLKPWQRTLYVVLPQSLRSALPVLITNGIGTLQQSALVAIVAVADLMYVGKSLATEAYRPLETYTLIALVYFALSLPIAQLAQWFERRQDLAVQR; translated from the coding sequence ATGAACTACCAATTCGACTTCCACTTCCTCAACGGCAGCCTGCCGGCGCTGCTCGACGGGCTCAAGGTCACCCTGGAACTGGCGCTGGTCGCCAACCTGATCGGTCTGACCTGCGGTTTTCTGCTGTGCCTGATGACCATGAGTCGCTGGTTCTTCATCCGCTGGCCGGCGCAACTGTTCATCGAGTTCTTTCGCTGCACCCCGGCCTTACTGCAGATCGTCTGGTTCTTCTACTGCGTGCCGATGCTGTTCAACGTGTTCATCGACCCGATCGCCATGGGCTTCCTGGCCCTGGGCCTGAACCTCACCGCCTTCAACGCCGAAGCCTATCGGGCCGGCGTGCAGGCGGTGCCGCGTGAGCACCTGGACGCCTGCGTGGCACTGGGTCTCAAGCCGTGGCAACGCACGTTGTACGTGGTATTGCCGCAGTCGCTGCGCAGCGCCCTGCCGGTACTCATCACCAACGGCATAGGCACGCTGCAACAGAGTGCACTGGTCGCCATCGTCGCCGTTGCGGACCTGATGTACGTCGGCAAGAGCCTGGCCACCGAGGCCTATCGTCCGCTTGAAACCTACACCCTGATCGCACTCGTCTACTTCGCCCTCTCGCTGCCCATCGCCCAATTGGCGCAATGGTTCGAGCGGCGCCAAGACCTCGCTGTGCAGCGCTGA
- a CDS encoding amino acid ABC transporter ATP-binding protein codes for MNTPRLVASQPQVPLIPNSANTGDFIQLHEVRKAYGDQLVVMDRMNLNMSADDRLVIIGPSGSGKSSLLRVLMGLEGIQGGSIQFQGKPYIDGTRKQGKPLDEVLHKQIGMVFQHYTLFPHLSVLGNLILAPVKVHGLGKAEATEKARAYLARLGLENKLHAYPNQLSGGQKQRVAIARALMLEPRLMLFDEVTSALDPEMVIEVQNVMMQLAEQKMAMIIVTHDMHFARHIATRVVFCANGKVVEQGHPDQLFTCPREPRTREFLEKVLHLD; via the coding sequence ATGAACACTCCCCGCTTGGTGGCTTCCCAGCCACAGGTTCCGCTCATCCCGAATTCGGCCAACACCGGCGATTTCATCCAGTTGCATGAAGTCCGCAAGGCCTACGGCGACCAGTTGGTGGTGATGGACCGGATGAACCTCAACATGAGTGCCGACGATCGCCTGGTCATCATCGGTCCTTCGGGCAGCGGCAAAAGCTCGCTGCTGCGGGTACTGATGGGGCTGGAAGGCATCCAGGGCGGCAGCATCCAGTTCCAGGGCAAACCCTACATCGACGGGACTCGCAAACAGGGCAAACCACTGGATGAAGTCCTGCACAAGCAGATCGGCATGGTGTTCCAGCACTACACCCTGTTCCCGCACCTCTCGGTACTGGGCAACCTGATCCTCGCGCCGGTCAAGGTGCATGGCCTGGGCAAGGCCGAGGCCACGGAAAAAGCCCGCGCCTACCTCGCCCGTCTGGGCCTGGAAAACAAGCTTCATGCCTACCCCAATCAGCTCTCCGGCGGGCAGAAGCAACGTGTCGCCATCGCCCGGGCATTGATGCTCGAACCACGCCTGATGCTGTTCGATGAAGTCACCTCGGCGCTCGACCCTGAAATGGTCATCGAGGTGCAGAACGTGATGATGCAACTGGCCGAACAGAAGATGGCGATGATCATCGTCACCCACGACATGCACTTCGCCCGGCATATCGCCACCCGCGTGGTGTTCTGCGCCAACGGCAAGGTGGTCGAGCAAGGCCACCCCGACCAGTTGTTCACCTGCCCACGGGAACCGCGCACCCGCGAGTTCCTGGAAAAGGTCCTGCACCTGGATTGA
- a CDS encoding NAD(P)/FAD-dependent oxidoreductase, which produces MRPIVVVGAGIVGTTIAYQLQRRGKRVVLLDKAEPGKGASFGNMASIAVTEFMPASRPGIWSQMPKWLLDPEGPICIRPGYLFKLMPWFLRFLSASRPAKVRELEAAGAALCLRVHEDLAQLLKDAGLEHMLSEQGCLSLYTDEAEYRADREHIEVLERFGFAHETLDREALQALEPALARQIGKAVLFPENRSISDPYQLVMQLLERFKALGGVEHKGEVVGFDQCDGHVAGVRLKDGRLIEAEEVVLAAGAYTARLSRLIDEPIPLETERGYHTQVMTPGISMQHSIIWPAKAFMVTPTAGGIRIGGTVEMAGLDAEPDYRRAQVLVKRARQALPDLQVQDTSEWMGHRPALPDTVPVMGRSATRRNVWYACGHGHLGLTYAATTARLISDLMTGQQPPVDMTPYRVNRF; this is translated from the coding sequence GTGCGGCCGATCGTCGTTGTAGGTGCCGGAATCGTCGGCACCACCATCGCTTACCAACTCCAGCGCCGCGGCAAGCGGGTGGTACTGCTGGATAAAGCGGAGCCCGGCAAGGGCGCCTCCTTTGGCAACATGGCCAGCATCGCCGTGACCGAGTTCATGCCCGCGTCCCGGCCGGGCATCTGGTCGCAGATGCCCAAGTGGCTGCTCGATCCCGAGGGGCCGATCTGCATTCGCCCGGGTTACCTATTCAAGTTGATGCCATGGTTCCTGCGCTTCCTGTCGGCCAGCCGTCCGGCCAAGGTGCGCGAGCTGGAGGCCGCTGGCGCGGCGCTGTGCTTGCGTGTGCATGAAGACCTCGCGCAGTTGCTCAAGGACGCTGGCCTTGAGCACATGCTGAGTGAGCAGGGGTGCCTGAGCCTGTACACCGACGAAGCCGAATACCGCGCCGATCGTGAACACATCGAGGTGCTGGAGCGCTTTGGTTTCGCCCACGAAACCCTCGATCGCGAGGCGCTTCAGGCGCTTGAACCGGCGTTGGCCAGGCAGATTGGCAAAGCGGTGCTGTTTCCCGAGAATCGTTCGATCTCCGACCCTTATCAGTTGGTGATGCAACTGCTCGAGCGCTTCAAGGCATTGGGCGGGGTGGAGCACAAGGGCGAGGTGGTAGGTTTTGACCAGTGCGATGGCCACGTCGCCGGGGTTCGCCTGAAGGACGGCCGGCTGATCGAAGCCGAAGAAGTGGTGCTGGCCGCCGGTGCCTACACCGCCAGGTTGTCCAGGCTGATCGATGAACCCATCCCGCTGGAGACCGAACGCGGCTATCACACCCAGGTGATGACGCCGGGCATTTCCATGCAGCACTCCATCATCTGGCCGGCCAAGGCCTTCATGGTCACCCCGACCGCTGGTGGCATTCGCATCGGCGGCACGGTGGAAATGGCGGGCCTGGACGCCGAACCTGACTATCGCCGGGCACAGGTCCTGGTCAAACGCGCCCGCCAGGCGCTGCCGGACCTGCAGGTTCAGGACACCTCCGAATGGATGGGCCATCGCCCGGCGTTGCCGGACACGGTGCCGGTGATGGGCCGTTCGGCGACCCGGCGCAATGTCTGGTACGCCTGCGGCCACGGGCACCTGGGTCTCACGTATGCGGCCACGACCGCACGTCTGATCAGCGACCTCATGACCGGGCAGCAGCCGCCCGTCGACATGACCCCGTACCGCGTCAACCGTTTCTAA
- a CDS encoding aldehyde dehydrogenase family protein, whose amino-acid sequence MRSKLYIDGKWVAPVNGGFETVTNPATEEVVQEIAAATEADVDLAVKAARRAFDKDGWPKRSGAERAKFLRAIAQGIRDRQDEIATLEVINNGKPLPEANWDIGDAAGCFDYYAGLAEQLDRCGTENIDLPDGRFTSKAVKEPIGVAGAIIPWNYPLLMAAWKVAPALAAGCTVVLKPAEVTSLTSLQLAAIADDVGLPAGVLNVVTGAGSVAGQAIIDHKGVDKLAFTGSGPVGSKIMAAAARDIKRVSLELGGKSPFVVFDDADIEQAVEWIMFGIFWNQGQVCSATSRVLVQEGLYPQLLARLVEETRRIRIGNGMDEGVLLGPLVSRRQHEQVIAAIDAARAAGATVACGGGRPEGFDKGYYLQPTVLTDVPLDSAAWVEEIFGPVVCVRPFKTEEEAVALANDSRFGLAAAVMSRDDVRAERVAAAFRAGIVWINCSQPTFTEAPWGGYKESGIGRELGRWGLDNYLETKQITRYTSDAPWGWYIK is encoded by the coding sequence ATGCGCAGCAAGCTATACATCGACGGCAAGTGGGTAGCCCCGGTCAACGGCGGTTTCGAGACCGTGACCAACCCGGCCACCGAAGAGGTGGTGCAGGAAATTGCCGCCGCCACCGAGGCCGATGTCGACCTGGCCGTCAAGGCTGCCCGACGCGCGTTCGACAAGGACGGCTGGCCGAAACGCTCGGGTGCCGAACGGGCGAAGTTCCTGCGCGCCATCGCCCAGGGCATTCGCGATCGCCAGGATGAGATCGCGACGCTGGAGGTCATCAATAACGGCAAGCCGCTGCCGGAAGCGAATTGGGACATCGGCGATGCGGCTGGCTGCTTTGATTATTACGCCGGCCTGGCCGAACAACTCGATAGATGTGGCACGGAAAACATCGACTTGCCCGACGGGCGATTTACCTCCAAAGCGGTCAAGGAACCCATCGGTGTCGCGGGGGCGATCATTCCCTGGAACTACCCGTTGCTGATGGCCGCCTGGAAAGTGGCCCCGGCGCTTGCCGCCGGTTGCACCGTGGTGTTGAAACCCGCGGAAGTGACGTCGCTGACCTCTTTGCAACTGGCGGCGATTGCCGACGATGTCGGCCTGCCGGCAGGTGTGCTCAACGTGGTGACGGGCGCCGGTTCTGTCGCTGGCCAGGCGATCATCGATCACAAGGGCGTGGACAAGCTGGCCTTCACCGGCTCTGGCCCTGTGGGTTCGAAGATCATGGCGGCCGCGGCGCGCGACATCAAACGGGTCAGCCTCGAATTGGGCGGCAAGTCGCCGTTCGTGGTGTTCGACGACGCCGACATCGAACAGGCTGTCGAGTGGATCATGTTCGGCATTTTCTGGAACCAGGGCCAAGTGTGCTCCGCCACCTCGCGCGTGCTGGTGCAGGAAGGCCTCTACCCGCAATTGCTCGCCAGGCTGGTGGAAGAAACCCGCCGTATCAGGATTGGCAACGGCATGGACGAAGGTGTACTGCTCGGCCCGCTGGTTTCCAGGCGCCAGCACGAGCAAGTAATCGCCGCCATCGACGCCGCACGCGCGGCGGGTGCCACAGTAGCCTGCGGCGGTGGACGCCCCGAGGGCTTCGACAAGGGCTACTACCTGCAACCAACCGTGCTCACGGATGTGCCGCTGGACAGCGCCGCCTGGGTCGAGGAGATCTTTGGCCCGGTGGTCTGCGTTCGCCCGTTCAAGACCGAGGAAGAGGCCGTCGCTCTGGCCAACGATTCACGTTTCGGCCTGGCCGCTGCGGTGATGTCCAGGGACGATGTGCGGGCTGAACGCGTGGCCGCTGCGTTCCGGGCGGGCATTGTCTGGATCAACTGCTCGCAGCCGACCTTCACCGAGGCGCCGTGGGGCGGCTACAAGGAGTCCGGCATCGGTCGCGAGCTGGGCCGCTGGGGCCTGGACAACTACCTGGAGACCAAGCAGATCACCCGATACACAAGCGATGCCCCGTGGGGTTGGTACATCAAGTAA
- a CDS encoding SDR family NAD(P)-dependent oxidoreductase — protein sequence MAQPLQGQTVLVTGASGGIGAAIVAQLAGEGARVIIHYGRDKVAAERLLERIGGNGFVVQGDLSTPLGAFELWNASIAVAGRIHGLVNNAGIRTEISIDAGPEQWSAAWQKEFQVNFFAAADLCKEAIRHFQQFEGGRIVNMASRAGQRGYAAEALPYGATKAALINLTKSIARSFGPDGVVAVAIAPGWVHTDMAEQFIATHGKQAAVADIPIGEIAQPGEVAELVAFVLRKSQASLNGATLDVNGGSYIR from the coding sequence ATGGCTCAACCACTGCAAGGACAAACCGTCCTGGTTACGGGGGCGTCAGGCGGTATCGGCGCGGCGATCGTGGCGCAACTGGCTGGCGAAGGCGCGCGGGTGATCATTCATTACGGGCGGGACAAGGTCGCGGCTGAACGCCTGCTTGAGCGCATTGGCGGCAACGGGTTCGTCGTACAAGGTGATCTTTCGACACCGTTGGGCGCCTTCGAGTTGTGGAACGCATCGATCGCTGTCGCCGGGCGGATTCATGGGCTCGTCAACAACGCCGGTATTCGTACCGAAATTTCCATCGACGCCGGGCCGGAGCAATGGTCCGCTGCCTGGCAGAAGGAGTTCCAGGTCAACTTCTTCGCCGCCGCCGACCTGTGCAAGGAAGCGATCCGCCATTTCCAGCAGTTCGAGGGCGGGCGCATCGTCAACATGGCCAGCCGTGCCGGCCAGCGCGGCTACGCGGCCGAAGCGTTGCCCTATGGCGCCACCAAGGCGGCGCTGATCAACCTGACCAAGTCCATTGCACGTTCCTTCGGACCTGACGGCGTGGTCGCCGTGGCCATCGCTCCCGGCTGGGTGCACACGGACATGGCTGAGCAGTTCATTGCCACACATGGCAAGCAGGCCGCCGTCGCGGACATTCCGATCGGTGAAATTGCCCAGCCTGGGGAGGTCGCCGAGCTGGTGGCTTTCGTGCTGCGCAAGTCCCAGGCTTCGCTCAATGGCGCCACGTTGGACGTCAACGGAGGCAGTTACATCCGCTGA